A region of the Babylonia areolata isolate BAREFJ2019XMU chromosome 10, ASM4173473v1, whole genome shotgun sequence genome:
ggtgtgcgtgcgagcgtgcgtgtttaATACTCACACATGAAATGTTTTTCGTTCCAAAAACCATCCATATCATATTTCACGTGCTTGATGCGATGAGTCAGAGATGTCCTTTCAGTTTTGTATTGTGTGGGCGGACAGTGCCAGTTTCCGCACCTTCGTGTTCCGTGTAGCAAGCTGTGGTTTTCCATGCTAAGAACGGAGACATGGGTAGGGTGGAAGTGGAGGAAAGGTTGGAATGAACAAACGAGGACAAGGATgcgaaaggggggaagagggacagcagcggaggggggagggagggtgtttgggggtggggaggaggggggtaagaagaagacggaaagaaACAGTTTATCATCATCCCTATCGCAACAAAACACTTGTGGGCAGTCGTTTTGTACCGTTCGCTTCCAATCCGCACTCCTCTCTCCCATACCATTACCTCTGCCATTCctacttggatttttttttttttttttaaagaaaagaaagtttcaaGGGGAAATTAaaaataagttttaaaaaaagcaaGAAGGTTGAATATGTtcttaaatgtgtttgtgtgtgtggtgtgtgtgtgtgtaaaagcgtcTGGTCAAATCGGATGTGaatcatgcacacgcacaaaacaaaaacaaaaatcttaagcctcccccaccccacccgcatcATCGGGGGAACCAGTATGCATGCTCGTTTTGCCATCATCTTCCTCTGTCCTGAAagccagtcagacagacgtacagacggcTAACTGTCCACCTACCCTCAatgcccaaacaacaacacatcggATTATTTGTGCAATCTATATCACTGGGCATACAATGTATTATAGGAGCTTACACCGTGTTCAATATCTGCTCATGAAACTGTGTATTTGTTGAATGATCAAACCTTGCGTTGTTCTGTTGATGAAATGCCTTCCCTTTTGTTGATTACTAATGTGTCGcctttttatcagcaaacgtgtcaacaatttctcttttagagacATTAaagttttcttgtttcttttatcaTATATCAAGTGTCTTATATCTATATGATCAAGGCACTCCATTCCATATCTGTATTCTATGGATCCACATCTGTTTctcgcatgcgtgtttgtgtggccTTACGTgcgttgttgctactgctgctgctgttgcttgtgtgtgtgtgtgtgtgtgtgtgtgttcctgtgtgcgtgtttgtgtgtgtgtgtgtgtgtgtgtgtgtgtgtgttcctgtgtgcgtgcgtgtgtgtgtgttcctgtgtgcgtgtttgtgtgtgtgtgtgtgtgtgtgtgttcgtgtgtgcttaGTGTCACACGGACGTActactgtaaagcgctttgagaagtTTGAAAGCGTAGtatgcactactactactactaacactactaACACTACTTCGACaacgacgaccatgatgatgatgatgatgatgacttttctTTTGTCTTGAGGGGACATGTGACTTTTCACCcccttgtgcgtgcgtgcgtgcgtgcgtgtgtgtatgtgtgtgtgttttgtttgtttgtttgttgttgttttttgttgttgtcttttttgtttttgttttgttttgttttgtttttccggggggttgttgttgatgttgttgttttttttgtgtgtggggttttttgttgttgttgttgttgttgttgttttgttttggggtttttttgtgctttggttttgttttgttttgttctcctttttttttaaaataacaatTCAGGAAGCACAAATTCTATTAAATTGACGTAGGCCTcctagtatctgtctgacgtctataagatggacattttcttgccgtaCTTAGTCTTCAGCGTCAGTATTTTAAATGACttagtgtatttgtgtaaatatgtgtggtAATGTCGTTTACATAAATGCATTTACATACCACAAAAAGCAAACAGTCAGTGAGTGTTATGTTCGCATTATGAATGGACATGAGCCTTTTTGGGttattcccttctttcctcaATTACATATGTATGTTCCCACATATATGCCAATCCATCACGTGATTATgctcaaagaaaaaaataacaacaaaaaacaaaagcacacccgAAAAAAACGCCCTTCATGGCTGCCTTCTGTAAACCAGGAGAGTTAATTCAGCGCCATCCTCTTCACACGCTTCCCGAATTTATAGTTTGTTTTTGATTACACGGACAACAATAAATGaaatgacaaaaaggaaaaaaaaactattaaaaaaacaaaaacaacagcaacaataaacaaactcaacaacaacaacaaaaccccataaAAACTGAATGCACAATTATACCGAAAAAATAAGGATCAAAACTGGATGGGAATTACTTTTGTAAGCTGACCAAGAATGGACATCTACGTCCTCAAATTACTATTTTGTACATCGATGAATGCTTTGTATAAACTCCACTTGTACTGAAATTCTGTATATTTTGCATATTTATCCTAGCTACATTCTCCTCTGttaaatattcatttttttagATATTCTCTAAAAACCACAAACTCTGGAGTGACATTTTGCATTTTTCATTTATAAAGGAAAAATTTGGCACAAAGTATGATAAAGTCTTGTATGTCATCAGTCTCACATTCCTTGTCGTTACCAAACACCACTAGTTCTTTAGTTATTCTAAAGTTAACTACACTGTCACAGTTATTTAGAAGACCTTGTAGTTCCTTCCAGAAATCTAGAACCACGTTGCAAGACCAGAAAAGATGTTCAATCGTTTCCCTGACAGTTTTGCAGAATGTGCATTTGTCATTGTTAGTTATATGCATCTTCTGCAACGTGATGTTTGTTGCAATGATTCTATGAACAAGCCTAACTTGAAAGCACCTAAGTTTAATTTCctttattttctgtattttataGAAAGTAGAATTCCAGTTAATCTGATTCAAAATTTCTCTATTCCATTTATCACAGCAGTTTGGTTGGTGTTTATCTGTTATTAAAGTGTTGTAGAAAACACGTGTCCCTCTTTTGGTATCCTGGATGATATTAACTGATCTTGGCATATTTTGTATTTTACATCCTTGTAAATTAAAGCCTGCTTTAAGACAGTACTCTTTTATTGCATTCACGCAACCTGAGAACTCAAGAAATGAGTCTGAATTTCATATTTAAATCTAAATTGTTGATATGTCATTAGTTTACCATCAGGACACACTAAGTCTGCCACACGACACACATCCTTTCCCatccatttttttaaatattattataattattgttatcattaattttgcatgctgtgcggtgtgtgtgtgcaggcatgcactACTTCCGCAGCCTGTCCCCGGAGCTGCCGTGTGAGATGCTGTACCCGGTGTTCCTGATGTACAACCAAGACGGCCTGCTGGGGGCCTTCGGCTGGCTCTTCCAGGGAACGCCCGCCTACTACCCCTATGAGGAGGAGCTCAGCTGGTTCAAACTGGACGCTTCCATCTACCCGGTAGGTTTTGGgaaagggggagttgggggaggtgtgttggagggggggggggggagttgagagagagaaagagtacacATCAAAATCAACCTCACATGGCAATGGGTTTGACGAGAACAACAGCCTCAAAATtcagcaggtttttttgttgctgttgttgctgctgtttttgtttttgttttcctccgaaaacggagtatggctgcctaaatggcagggtaaaaacggtcacacacgtaaaagcccactcgtgtacatacggaaATTATAccggttgcagcccacgagcgaagaagaagaagcagttggtttggtttgtttttttttgtttgtttgttttgttttgtttttttatacaagaTACAAAATAACACGAAGTTTAGAACAATAAAATGTCAAGATTAATAGTATTCAAATTCAACGCTATCattactatcgttgttgttgatgtttttgttacgattatcattactattgttattgttattataatcattattattatcatgtgtcTTCTTTCTAGCATTGACACAATAAGGGTTGAAAGGTTTATCACAATTACGACTTGTCAATGTTTAACACCTTGACGGTTTTTTGTAATGTGAAATATCCACCGGTCGTTTGctaattatttattttaattgCCTAGCTGTCTTTCTTGTTGACGATGAAGACGGCAGTAATAATTACTGTTTGTTGCAATCAAAATCATTATCATCGGTAGCAgtaggagcagcagtagtagtagtagtattgttattgttatgtccGTTGAGTTACAGTCATCaccgccgctccccccccccccccccccccccccccgccccatacccccctccccaaaagaaaaaaatgatacatGATGTGTCTTAAATTATTAAACGCTTgtctttatttcatcttttttttctttcacatgtgTGACCATTGTTGTTATGAAAAAAACATCATTTAAAATATATCTTAGAAACagacaaatgaaatatatataatggtgtgtctgtgtccccaGTACACCTTCGACGAGAACATGCTGCCCAGCTGCATGTTCAACCCGGACTTCCGGGTCTTCGGCCTGCGGGTGTACCTGCGGAACAAGGACTCCATGATCTGCCCCATTCgcacccccgccccactccccgccgccgccaacaacaacaacaacaaccaccacaaccaccaccacaacaacaacaaccccgcccccaccacacccacaaccccgtCGCCCCGTGGCGGGCCCCTGCGCCCctggcgcacgcgcacgcgccacCCGGCACGCACTCCGGGGGGTGAGGGGTCGTTCAGCACCCTGAAGCCCCCCTCGCTGGACGATACCCTTATCCTGGATGACATCATCCGTCAGAGGGAGAGCGCCGCCCCCTCCACAAGGCACGCGGCGCACGTGCTGAGGGTCCTCGTCACTCTCCTGGCCGGACTGCACGCGCTCCTCGGCCCTGTCCTGCTgctggaagaaggaggaggggtgggggtgggtggtggcgggaggagggggaggagatagcCGCTGGAGTGTCGGAGGGAaagctttctttgcttttttttttgttttttgtttttgttttgttttgggggtactGTTGGTGGAAGAGCTGTCTTGGGTGTAGTCGTGTGGGCTGGTAGGTggatggttctctgtgtgtgtgtgtgtgtgtgtgtgtgtgtgtgtgtgtgtgtgtgtgtgtgtgtgtgagagagagagagagagagagacagacacacagagagagagagaacgaatgcgagaaacagtgacagacagacagaggtagtggTGGGGCCATGATATTGAATAGTCTGatgcgtttttcttttttttttttttctttttttttttttttttttttttttaatgttctcaaCGTCTATGTCGGTCTGAACTGCATTTACATACTTTGAGAGCAGTCCACCTCATCAGTTTCTGATGTTTGCGTgtcttatataaataaataaattattatcatggACTTTTTTCTATAATGGGATCAAGGGGAAggaaagtgggaaagagagaaagtacaAAAATAGAAAACAATGCTCTTAGCCCAATATCGTTCCGGAtgtcgtgtttgtttgcttgtttgatttgaATAAGAAATTTGCCTTTTGAAACAAAGCCAATTAAAACGACAACGCTGTAACCTGCTCCTCAGCCCTCACCGTCACGCGAAACTGACAGTGCACGAGTGACTGCCCCTGCGGACAGCAGAGTTCCACAGCAGGTTTTCGACTCAAAattagatttttcttttcttttaatcagagACGGCAACACGGTGTGTCAACTGCTTTAATGCGAAGGTCTCTGCGACTGActgactgtactgtgttgtacataGTTACACATGGGTTTCAACGCTTTGGACGCTGGTttcaaacgcttttttttttccattggagAATGCAACGGTGTGTCAACTGCTATTGTGCGAAGGTCTCCTGGTTCTTTCAGCCAGCAACACTGGGCTTGGTGCGCAGATGGTCCGCAGGAAGCGCCTCTTGCACACAAACTGTTACCGCTTCCTACTAGTGAcggttaaagaaaaaataaagtggAAGGAGGCGTCTGTCGCTTCGATACGATTCTGGATTTCAGTGAAAGGACCCTTTCGTTCGATAACGCTGATGATGCGGAGGAGAAATGATGACAGGAACGAAGACTTGCTGATCTGGAACTGAACATGCTGAAAACCTCATGGTTTCTGGTGCCAGAAAGTTCATGAGCAGCCGACGTGATCGGGGAAAGCCTCTGCAGCTCTTCCCACGCTGAGGTGCGAGTAGTACCTCCTGCCAGATTCATCAGTGACGGACAGCCAGCGTAGACTGCGCGATGTTTTACCAATAGAGACGGAAAAAAGAAACCCTGATGATCCCATTCAAACCCAGCACCTCGCCGATATAAATTATCATAATCGTCCCTCCCCTACCCCGACACTCACCTGCCCACCAATTCTCTCCCCTAccgcccaccaccccccaccccccacgccccctcccggCCAAAAGTCATGGGCAATACTATAACAGCCTGGAGGACAGCCGAAGCGTATGGAGCTGACGAAATCTGATTCACGTTGAACGCCTGGTACTTTCGCGATAGTTGTTCATACAGACACGTTTCAGGCTTCTGCTGTCACTAACAACCATCATCCAGAAGAACCACAGTCCCACATCCCAGCTTGTGTTTAATCAAGCAGTTACTCATCCAGATCGCGAGCTGCCATGGTGACTACACTTGTCACATGTATTTCCCCGATCACTGAAGAAAGCATGAGTTTTCCAAAAGAAGGCGAGCATGTGTGTTTCttcaacacgccacacacatgcGTCTACCGTCAGTACTTATCCTTCAAGCCTTCGTCACCAAAGGACTCCCCTGGAAGACTGTCCAGCAAGACAATGGATTAGGCGTGGTGGTGTTCCTTCCGTGAAGCTTCAACAGCGTCTGCCATGTGTGCTCTGGAAGACCACAACCAGGTCTCCCACCCGCCCCTTCAGCTCCTAAATGTGTTTCAATGTGACTGGCCAATCCGTGAAACAAACCGgaccgtgagtgtgtgtttatactgTATATATATGAAATACTCTCAGTCCGGTTTTATATTTATCTGTGCTCTTCTTTTTTTACCTGTGGGATCGACGTGTCCTCTTTTACACAGCCTTGCTGATGTTGTTGAGTGTTCTTCGTGACTGTACTGTACAGTCTGCAGTGTCTGATCAACCCTTCTGGTGACTGTATTGTACAGTCTGCAGTGTCTGATCAACCCttctctgcactgtactgtacagtctGCAGTGTCTGATCAACCCTTCTGGTGACTGTACTGTACAGTCTGCAGTGTCTGATCAACCCTTCTGGTGACTGTACTGTACAGTCTGCAGTGTCTGATCAACCCttctctgcactgtactgtacagtctGCAGTGTCTGATCAACCCTTCTGGTGACTGTACTGTACAGTCTGCAGTGTCTGATCAACCCttctctgcactgtactgtacagtctGCAGTGTCTGATCAACCCTTCTGGTGACTGTACTGTACAGTCTGCAGTGTCTGATCAACCCTTCTGGTGACTGTACTGTACAGTTTGCAGTGTCTGATCAACCCTTCTGGTGACTGTACTGTACAGTTTGCAGTGTCTGATCAACCCTTCTGGTGACTGTACTGTACAGTCTGCAGTGTCTGATCAACCCTTCTCAGAACGACGCcatcatgtgcttttttttctttttctttttttctttttttccccctttttttcacatCTGCAAATTGGAGACATGATATGAAggtataaacttttttttaattgtgtataATATTTATGTGGAATCTGTACAGTGTACATGGTTAACTGTATCCGTATACAAATTCAAGCGTGTTTGAGTGCAAGTGCGGGAGTGCCCGCATGCGagtgtttacgtgtgtgcgtgctttgcgtgtgtgtgtgtgtgtgtgtgtgactgagttgtgGGAATGTAGTTCTCATCCATAACTGGCTTTTAAGATTATTATGTGATAGTTCACATTGTATGTTCTGTTTGCTTTCTCTTAATAAAAAGTCTTCTGCTTCGGCAGAGCAAAAAGGAAACGTGAGTTGGTTTTAGGAAACAAAGATTACAATCCTTTAAAATAATTCCATTCATTTTGTTCTTcaaatttagaaagaaaaaaatattttcaattTAGGTAATGGTTTCTGTAACAACTTATTTGCACGCGCTCGGAAATCAGATTATAATAAGACAACGTCTCTGGATGAAGTTAGCAATccgttctttcccttctctctctctctctctctctacctctctctctctctctcacacacacacacacacgcacacgcacacgcacacacacacacacatcatctccaGTTCTGAAATGTTGGCCGTCAGTTCTAGGATTCACATGTCACCCTCCCCATCCTCCgccccttccctgcctcctttCGTCCATCCTATCCatctgcacacccccccccccccccgcccccctcctctcctccctctcgttTCTTGTTCGTTCACTCAGTATTTGttagtctgcctatctgtctgtcgttTCTTGTTCGTCTATtcagtatttgtctgtctgtttctcttcttgtTCGTCTATTTAGTATTTGTCTCGTCtattcagtatgtctgtctgtttctcttcttgtTCGTCTATTCAGTATTTGTCTCGTCTatccagtatgtctgtctgtttctcttcttgttcgtctattcagtatttgtctgtctggctcgctcgccctctcacccccccccccccccccccctcgccgccgccccccccccccttctctctctctctctctctctctctctctctctcccctccccagatATTCTccccaacaaaacacagagatagccACCACGTTCTCCCACacatccatcatcaccaccacccctcccccgcctcccaagTTTCTATCAGACATCGCCGCACAAAGGTGATTTTATAGTCTTGAATGCCCCTCCACTGACAACAtgccaacaccccccaccccacccccgccatcaCCCCAACCCCCGTGCTGTGATGGTGCCTCCACCGCCAACACCCCGGCCCCCAAGCCACCCCAACCCCAGTTGTTAACAACACAGCTAAAACGGGTAACAGTATAATCTGTTTTtgccaaggttttttttttgtttgtttttatttttgttttcttcttcttcttcttcttcttcttcttttttttttacatgtccgAGGGCAACAGTGGCAATTCTGGATCAGATTTTGTGTTCCTCCGGTTTCTtgatttgacgtgtgtgtgtgtgtgtgtgtgtgtgtgtgtgtgtgtgtgtgtgtgtgtgtgtgtgtgtgtgtgtgtgtgtgtgtgtgtgtgtgtgtgtgcgtgtgttcgtgcgttacTGTGTTTGTAGCAGAGGAACGTTGTGATAATTCGGTGtttctattgtttttgtttgtttgtttaatttttaatgttttttgtttatttttctttcttatttaaaCAAAAGCTGCATACTGTGTTGTTTCTGAACATATGGCATTATGCGTTTCTAGTTGTCTGGCATTTCTTTTAATGAACATGAAATCAAATCATGTCCTCCCTTACATTATCTAAAAAGCCAATcatgaaaaatatataaataaataattacataaataaataaaacccaccTCATACCAGGAAGACTATCGGCTGTCTTTTAACAATCTTTGTCAACAGACAATAATAACTGTTGACCACCTTCAGAAAAAGAAGACACTGTTCATTGctttggtgatgataataataatactaatgataaatataatgatgataataataataataataataacacctaaaaacaccaacgacaacaagaacacaaactgCTGAttgatttttacttctttttttccatcgTCATCATGAACAGTTAGAAGACTGACATGTCAGCAGTTCTACTTTTCTCATATaccagaaaacagagagagagagagagagagagagagagagagagagaaggcagagacagagacggggggaaCTAACAAAGCGCAATCTGGATTTAAATAAACGAGTACAATGAGCACACACTTTTCTTATACCAAAAGGGAAGGTGAAAACTAATCAAGAATGATGTAACATAatgattacatatatatatatatatatatatatatatatatatatatatatatatatatatatatacacatacatatttttcTCGCGTAAATCCGAAATTAAGAAGGAAAACTATTCACATACGGTTTTGATAGAAACCAATCAATGGATGTTACCGAAAGGGCGTCAAGCGTGACATTTTTTCAAAtatacaataaacaaaacaagtaaatgcatgtgggttttttgtttttgtttttttgttttttgttttggtttggggttgggtttttttgtttggttttttttattttataatgttcTGTCATAAAGACCGAAATTCTGGAGCACAAGCGAAGagggaataaaatgaataaataaaaaataagaaaataaaataaatgaatggttAGATGAATAACAAGCTACTCACTTATAGTTgataaaatgaagaaaggaagaaagaaggaagggaggaaggaaggaaagaaagaaagaacgagagagataaagaaagaaagaaagaacgtgagacagaaacaaacaatttcattaatcaatcaaaatcaaataaatgaacaaaacggggcaaaatgaaataaaacaaacaagcgaTGAATCAAGCAGACACGAGACAGCGAAGCAGTCGGTCATGCCCATACATTCCCCACACACTGCCAGCTCGGGAGGAAAACTTCTCTCGTCATCGCCCAACATCATGGCGGCCAAGAAACCATTACTCCGCGGCAAATTAATTGTCTTCCGGTGATGGGTCAATATTCCCTGGGCGAGGTAATCCTGGTGTACGAatttgaattgatttttttttttttttttttttttgggggggggggggggcgaggggggggcgaggggggctagCGGGGGTGtcttttctcccctttcatcCACCCTTACTCCGAACTTccgcaaccccacccacccaccccctttttggagggcgtgagaaagggaggggttgGGAAACAGAAGGCGAGGTGTAGGGAGGGATGGGGTCCCGGAGAGgggatgcggggggagggggagggttggtgtgGAGTATGCGTCATATACCTGTTTTATTTGTATGCATCCGTCATTTGTTTTCAAGACTGGTCTTTCTCTTTTCACTCACCCGACTTTTGATGAAACTGCGTGCACGAACCCAATAACTTGTATTttatgaaaactctctctctctctctctctctctctctctctctcacacacacacacacacacacacacacacacacacacacacttctgtgtgcgtgtgtgagagagagagagacacagagagagtgtgtgtgtgcgtgtgtgtgtgtgtgtgtgtgtgtgtgtgtgtgtttgtgtgagagagagagagagagagtgcgtgcgtgcgtgcgtgtgtgtgtttcgtgtgtgcgtgtgtgtgtgtgtgtgtaagcgcgcgtgtgtgtgtaagcgcgcgagCAAACGAGCGAATGATTTGTTGTAGTTTTTATTCACATATTAATTTGATAAGCTATGTTTAtgtgttctttatttttgtttatgtgtgtgtgttgttttttttgatgatATATTAAAATATGTGGTcgttcattttatctatttattcgtttatatTAAATCATAACTGAttagttttccttttctttatttatccgtttttttatttatttgattttcctcacCAAAGCTCCGAATTTCGTTGGCAAAACATTTCTTttctatcatttttcttttcattcattctgtcattcATTTGTTCCATGTTTTATCTAAATAAATATCGCACCAGCacgtcttttattcatttatctgtctatcaatttatctatttatctatattttaTTTGTCAGTTTGCCTGTGTTCATGTTATACAGAATGTTTTAAGCATTCAGATTTCCTGTCATTCTTCAACATTGTATTGGTAGATATTATATTGAAATATAATATTCGGCTTCTGCGCGAGATTAAATGCATAACTatcccacaaacaaacacacacacaaacacacacacacacacacacacaaacagtgtgcacgtgcgcgcatgtgtgtgtgtgtgtgtgtgtttttgcgtgtgtccACATCACCGATAACTTACTGCAAACCGGGATGGATTTAAAATAGTATATAAAAACATGCATACGTCATAGTCGTAAACTACATAAacgaatagatgaataagtaggtaaatgaatatatgacgaaataaatgaatacataaataaacatttatataaaatATGTACTGAGAGATCCGAGGAAGAACCGGGCCAGACAGACATAGTACATAGAGATACAAAAACGATgggtacgtgtgtctgtgtggggggcagggggggggggggggggagacattttaacagctttttctttctgtctttatttctttctttctttttgttttgatctgTCTCTGATTTCACTGCGCTATCTGAGATTACAAGGCAATCAATATAATACTTCTTTGTTTCATGAAAACGAAAGGAACTGGCAGTTTttcaatctttctcttttttcattttattagaGTTCTATATAAAATGTCAAGCTTGTGTTTTTATAATGTAATTGATTGaatctgttttccttttctttttctttttttttttttttttttttcttcttttcttcttctttttaagagAACATTCATAACCCAATCCTCACTGTTCTCTCGCTTCAGATATCGAGATGAAAAAAAGTCGTCCGGCACTACTATCACACGGTTTTGCATTCCAAATGTGCAAAAGATTTCTAACAGCCCTGAGGGTCGATTCCTTGCAGCGCTTTGTTGAGTTTAACCAAGGGACACAGCATTTTCATTTCCCCGATCTCCTGCGTCAACGTTCTTGCACAAAATTATGACACCTTGACCTACTTCATctaatccttgtgtgtgtgtgtgtgtgtgtgtgtgtgtgtgtgtgtgcgtatctgtgtgtgtgtgagggagggtgggggg
Encoded here:
- the LOC143286807 gene encoding uncharacterized protein LOC143286807, whose protein sequence is MDVPHRHYVLLVLLFLEYLTGLVSASAWEHISLRYGTWYPPPRTPQDAERRGYRVVNKICKMGAYHGFLYIKGGNDKARFIFDHVGNLAGIQTAIPGNMHGFNALNETIEVPAREVIPPILDSDDRDAFGVKMYTITAYFKHPRLICSPYARNAHPGKGLYIQMGYNVEREFMRIPMEARHLDHHWKKGSCRPQMGMHYFRSLSPELPCEMLYPVFLMYNQDGLLGAFGWLFQGTPAYYPYEEELSWFKLDASIYPYTFDENMLPSCMFNPDFRVFGLRVYLRNKDSMICPIRTPAPLPAAANNNNNNHHNHHHNNNNPAPTTPTTPSPRGGPLRPWRTRTRHPARTPGGEGSFSTLKPPSLDDTLILDDIIRQRESAAPSTRHAAHVLRVLVTLLAGLHALLGPVLLLEEGGGVGVGGGGRRGRR